One genomic region from Bradyrhizobium icense encodes:
- a CDS encoding AI-2E family transporter, translating into MRPIRQLLSGEDEIQLAVRLALLALLIYWSFVVIRPFIPILAWSVVLAVALYPVFNWLSGLLGNRPKLAATALTLINLGIVIGPATWLGLGAVEGIRSFAAQLGAGTLAIPSPPAGVKDLPVIGTQLFALWDQASTNLRAALREFAPHLKPMAGTMLGLAGGAGVGTFKFLVAVALTGFLLPAGPRLVAASQRFLSRVVAERSENFLVLAGATIRSVAQGVIGIAVAQGLVIGMILKFADVPRAGLLAFAVMMLGILQIGSAIVVIPVLIWIWVTKSFAAALLITACLLPASLADNVLKPIVMGRGLTTPSLVIFLGVIGGTLAHGIVGLFIGPIILAVAWELLTAWVRDDEVRVAPETEPVAKTRAANVETA; encoded by the coding sequence TTGCGACCCATTCGACAGCTCCTCTCGGGAGAGGACGAAATCCAGCTAGCGGTCCGGCTCGCGCTTCTGGCGCTCCTGATCTATTGGTCGTTCGTTGTGATCCGGCCGTTCATCCCGATCCTCGCCTGGAGCGTGGTTCTGGCTGTAGCGCTTTATCCGGTCTTCAACTGGTTGTCGGGTCTGCTCGGCAATCGTCCGAAGCTCGCAGCCACGGCCCTGACGCTCATCAATCTCGGTATCGTCATCGGCCCCGCGACGTGGCTTGGCCTCGGCGCTGTGGAGGGGATTCGCAGCTTTGCAGCGCAGCTCGGCGCCGGCACGCTGGCCATTCCGTCTCCGCCCGCCGGCGTCAAGGATTTGCCGGTCATCGGCACGCAGCTCTTTGCCCTCTGGGATCAGGCGTCGACCAATCTGCGCGCGGCGCTGCGTGAATTTGCCCCACATTTGAAGCCGATGGCCGGTACGATGCTGGGCTTGGCCGGTGGCGCTGGCGTCGGAACGTTCAAGTTTCTCGTCGCCGTCGCGCTGACCGGTTTTCTGCTACCAGCAGGGCCGCGGCTGGTCGCGGCTAGCCAGCGTTTCCTGTCTCGCGTTGTGGCCGAACGGAGCGAGAACTTTCTGGTGCTGGCGGGCGCGACCATTCGTTCCGTGGCACAGGGTGTGATCGGTATTGCGGTGGCTCAGGGACTGGTGATCGGGATGATCCTGAAGTTTGCTGACGTCCCGCGGGCGGGACTGCTGGCTTTTGCGGTGATGATGCTCGGCATCCTTCAGATCGGATCGGCCATCGTCGTAATTCCTGTTCTCATTTGGATATGGGTGACCAAGTCCTTTGCCGCTGCGCTCTTGATCACGGCTTGCCTGCTGCCGGCCTCGCTAGCCGATAATGTATTGAAACCTATCGTGATGGGGCGAGGGCTGACCACGCCCTCGCTTGTCATCTTCCTCGGTGTGATCGGCGGTACGCTGGCGCACGGCATTGTCGGCCTCTTCATAGGGCCGATCATCCTGGCGGTGGCCTGGGAATTGCTGACCGCATGGGTGCGCGACGACGAGGTGAGGGTGGCACCTGAAACCGAGCCGGTCGCGAAGACTCGTGCGGCAAACGTTGAGACCGCGTGA
- a CDS encoding potassium channel family protein has translation MAGQFLIGFLVSMINIMIHALATITAISVARAVGFKHTKTPRLHLMAVMVAAVVVLKFAHGLEVAVWALSYALVGAAPEGSDLLYFAFVNYTTLGYGDVTPVKAWQLLGPMAAMTGILMFGWSTAVVFEVLMKTLAYLGSTVASGAPFSSADRS, from the coding sequence ATGGCAGGTCAATTTCTGATCGGCTTTCTCGTCAGCATGATCAACATCATGATCCACGCATTGGCGACGATTACCGCCATCAGTGTCGCGCGCGCCGTCGGCTTCAAACATACCAAAACGCCACGATTGCATCTGATGGCCGTCATGGTTGCCGCGGTGGTGGTGCTGAAATTCGCTCACGGCCTCGAAGTAGCCGTCTGGGCGCTATCCTATGCGCTGGTCGGTGCGGCCCCCGAGGGAAGTGATCTGCTCTACTTCGCCTTCGTCAACTACACGACGCTCGGCTATGGCGACGTCACGCCGGTCAAGGCGTGGCAGCTGCTTGGCCCGATGGCCGCGATGACTGGCATCCTGATGTTTGGCTGGTCCACGGCAGTCGTGTTCGAGGTGCTGATGAAAACGCTGGCTTATCTTGGTTCTACCGTGGCTTCCGGCGCGCCGTTCAGTTCTGCAGATCGAAGCTAG
- a CDS encoding sensor histidine kinase — MLEATQLAKLGQVANVTGVAIRNSLADAIKTARAVVPALDTIVLVGDSWDRQSLFRHWGEEIPTATSGLKVIDLVGQKMPEILKRVAELPERSAIVYSGVFSDGAGTYYPPATAMRLIADEANCPIVVGAEPLLAAGAIGGYSLIAKEIGTAAGRLALRVLNGEQAGDIPPVTHESKPLFNWKQMQRWNVSESSLPQQSEIRFREPNLLEQYRWQTMAVAAAILIQAGLIMFLLHERHLRHSAEVESHKRMTELAHVNRQATTGELSSSIAHELNQPLGSILTNAETAELILKSDQPDLEEIREILADIKRDDQRAGEVIRRLRNFLKRTPFETRDVDLNEVMGEAFRFLSVQASARNVALYLQTAPGALRIKGDPIQLQQVILNLVVNAMDAMASIPYGRTVIGRTEWNGGSSVMISISDSGPGIPADKLAQVFDPFFTTKDQGMGIGLSIARTIILAHKGQIWAENQSGGGAAFHFSLPLVA; from the coding sequence ATGCTGGAGGCAACCCAATTGGCCAAGCTCGGGCAGGTGGCAAACGTTACCGGCGTGGCTATTAGAAATTCTCTGGCGGATGCGATCAAGACCGCGCGTGCGGTGGTCCCTGCCCTCGACACGATCGTTCTGGTCGGCGACAGCTGGGACCGGCAGTCGCTCTTCCGACACTGGGGTGAGGAGATCCCGACCGCGACATCCGGCCTGAAGGTGATCGACTTGGTCGGGCAAAAGATGCCGGAGATTCTCAAACGGGTCGCCGAATTGCCCGAACGGAGCGCCATCGTCTATTCGGGCGTGTTTTCAGACGGTGCAGGAACGTACTATCCGCCGGCAACCGCGATGAGATTGATCGCCGATGAGGCAAACTGTCCCATCGTGGTTGGCGCCGAACCACTTTTGGCTGCGGGCGCGATCGGCGGATACAGCCTGATTGCGAAAGAGATTGGCACAGCGGCGGGCAGACTCGCGCTGCGCGTTCTCAACGGCGAGCAGGCAGGAGATATCCCACCAGTCACGCACGAGTCCAAACCGCTATTCAACTGGAAACAGATGCAGCGCTGGAACGTCAGCGAGTCGAGCCTGCCCCAACAAAGTGAAATTCGATTCCGTGAGCCGAATTTACTTGAGCAGTATCGCTGGCAGACCATGGCCGTCGCAGCGGCGATTTTGATCCAGGCCGGCCTGATCATGTTTCTGCTGCATGAACGTCATCTGCGACACAGTGCCGAAGTGGAGTCCCACAAGCGGATGACGGAGCTCGCACATGTGAACCGGCAGGCGACGACCGGCGAATTGTCCTCGTCGATTGCTCATGAACTGAATCAGCCGCTGGGATCCATACTCACCAATGCCGAGACCGCCGAGCTAATCTTGAAATCGGACCAGCCCGACCTCGAAGAGATCAGGGAAATTCTTGCGGATATCAAGCGCGACGACCAGCGTGCCGGCGAGGTGATTCGCCGCTTGCGTAATTTCCTGAAGAGAACGCCATTCGAGACCCGGGATGTCGATCTCAACGAGGTCATGGGCGAAGCGTTCAGGTTTCTCTCTGTCCAGGCATCGGCGCGTAACGTCGCGCTATATCTGCAGACCGCGCCGGGCGCCCTGCGCATCAAGGGCGACCCAATCCAGCTCCAGCAGGTCATCCTCAATCTGGTCGTCAACGCCATGGATGCGATGGCGTCAATTCCCTACGGACGAACGGTAATCGGCCGAACCGAATGGAACGGTGGCTCGTCGGTCATGATCTCGATTTCCGATTCCGGGCCCGGAATACCGGCCGACAAGCTTGCGCAGGTGTTCGATCCTTTCTTCACCACCAAGGATCAAGGCATGGGAATCGGTCTTTCCATTGCGCGTACCATCATTCTTGCCCACAAGGGGCAGATCTGGGCCGAGAATCAGAGCGGGGGTGGTGCGGCATTCCATTTCTCGTTGCCGCTCGTCGCATAG
- a CDS encoding response regulator transcription factor — MDQRKVVFVVDDDPSMLKGVRRLLKQHGFETVPFETAKALQDHDDFERAICLVVDVNLGDGSGIELRHRLAEAGVSLPVIYITGNDSDATRMAAMASGCVAYLTKPFPAQSLIEPIKRAASGLA, encoded by the coding sequence TTGGATCAGCGCAAAGTCGTCTTTGTCGTCGATGACGACCCTTCCATGCTCAAGGGCGTGCGCCGCCTGCTTAAGCAGCACGGTTTTGAAACCGTACCCTTCGAAACGGCCAAAGCATTGCAGGATCACGACGATTTCGAGCGGGCCATTTGCCTCGTGGTCGACGTCAATCTAGGCGATGGGTCGGGCATCGAACTGCGCCACCGCCTGGCGGAAGCAGGCGTGTCCCTGCCTGTGATCTACATCACTGGGAACGACAGTGATGCGACGCGGATGGCTGCGATGGCGTCCGGCTGTGTCGCCTATCTGACAAAGCCGTTCCCGGCGCAGTCGCTGATCGAGCCGATCAAAAGGGCCGCTTCTGGTCTCGCATAG
- a CDS encoding alpha/beta hydrolase family protein, with protein MHRRVWRFLIIAAAVARTSLAAAADDPPQLQEEVWALPLPAPTIAYVVRPVGGGPFPLAIMNHGVSLDPVQRGFFPLVEFRDAAMWFARRGYMVVAPSGPGYGAAAIDMPEAGLFTAFFSKIGKCSNPNFRDAGLAAAQLNLWIIEYMNTLKRIVRDNVIVIGQSAGGWGSIALSSVNPPPVKAIIAFAAGRGGRVDGKPNNNCGPDKLVEATAAFGRTSRVPMLWLYIENDTFFGPELSKRMYAAFTGAGGNAEYHLFPPHGSDGHFFIGTADAVPIWSPIVGAFLEKYK; from the coding sequence ATGCACCGTCGTGTGTGGAGGTTCCTCATCATCGCGGCGGCTGTGGCGAGGACCTCGCTCGCGGCAGCGGCCGATGATCCGCCGCAACTGCAGGAAGAGGTGTGGGCACTTCCCCTTCCAGCGCCGACCATCGCCTATGTGGTGCGCCCGGTTGGCGGCGGTCCCTTTCCGCTTGCGATCATGAATCACGGCGTATCGCTCGATCCGGTTCAGCGCGGTTTCTTCCCACTGGTCGAATTCCGCGACGCCGCGATGTGGTTCGCGCGCCGCGGCTACATGGTGGTGGCGCCTTCAGGTCCCGGCTATGGCGCGGCCGCTATCGACATGCCGGAAGCAGGCCTCTTCACCGCGTTCTTTTCCAAGATCGGCAAGTGCAGCAATCCGAACTTCCGGGATGCCGGGCTTGCAGCGGCCCAGCTCAATCTCTGGATCATCGAATACATGAACACGCTGAAGCGGATCGTGCGCGATAATGTCATCGTGATCGGCCAATCCGCCGGCGGCTGGGGTTCGATTGCGCTGTCGAGCGTCAATCCGCCGCCGGTGAAGGCAATCATTGCTTTTGCGGCAGGCCGTGGCGGTCGCGTTGACGGCAAGCCGAACAACAATTGCGGGCCCGACAAGCTCGTGGAAGCGACCGCTGCGTTCGGCCGCACCTCCCGCGTCCCGATGCTGTGGCTCTATATCGAGAACGACACCTTCTTTGGACCCGAACTGTCGAAGCGGATGTATGCGGCGTTTACTGGCGCCGGAGGCAATGCCGAGTATCACCTCTTCCCGCCTCACGGCAGCGACGGTCACTTCTTCATCGGCACGGCGGATGCCGTTCCGATCTGGTCGCCGATCGTCGGAGCCTTCCTAGAAAAGTACAAGTGA
- a CDS encoding invasion associated locus B family protein, with the protein MHHSLLPGALLSIALASPATNWAMAQAAKPAADEFAVRGQREARAIKYGDWEKVCFKPGGAKMVCRTTIAGHFETGQIAVRVYIVEREDQSTTRLQMFLPVGLYMPAGAKLTVDKGVAHKIPYTWCLTNTCIAGDVANPELLRELENGSNLAVEVVDTNMLAVTTTLPLNQFATVRKGAPIKIFEQSIDE; encoded by the coding sequence ATGCACCATTCACTGTTGCCTGGCGCGCTGCTCAGTATTGCTCTCGCCTCGCCGGCGACGAACTGGGCAATGGCGCAAGCCGCCAAACCAGCCGCTGACGAATTCGCCGTGCGCGGCCAGCGCGAGGCCCGCGCCATCAAATATGGAGACTGGGAGAAAGTCTGCTTCAAGCCCGGCGGCGCGAAGATGGTCTGCCGCACGACGATCGCCGGCCATTTCGAGACCGGCCAGATCGCCGTGCGCGTTTACATTGTCGAGCGCGAAGACCAGAGCACTACAAGATTGCAAATGTTCCTGCCCGTCGGGCTCTACATGCCGGCCGGTGCCAAACTCACGGTCGACAAGGGCGTGGCACACAAGATTCCCTACACCTGGTGCCTGACCAACACCTGCATTGCCGGCGACGTCGCTAATCCGGAGTTGCTACGCGAACTGGAGAATGGCAGCAATCTCGCCGTTGAGGTCGTCGACACCAACATGCTCGCAGTCACGACAACACTGCCGCTCAACCAGTTCGCCACGGTGCGCAAGGGAGCGCCGATAAAGATCTTCGAACAGAGCATCGACGAGTGA
- a CDS encoding alpha/beta fold hydrolase, protein MPRVRAGAVSLGWREWGEGDTTVAFIHGNLASKDWIELAAPLFPIGLRVIGIDWRGCGESDRPKHAEGYANYSIHQHAQDMLAALDALDVPFCHLATHSTGGIIAARMLLSQPQRFGRVFALDPVTPLGMAFSDEQIGLFRAMMASREVTRAVMATAASSLFVPESLRPGVMPRFREGLGEIQKLFERILEQAFGVSEGIWIGTPVNLTRERESGELERRMPELHHPHLVLWGEQDGWIAKADLLAMAAAMPDCRVVQVSRIGHSMNLELPALYAGYFGAWFGGFDR, encoded by the coding sequence ATGCCGCGGGTACGTGCGGGAGCAGTCAGCCTTGGCTGGCGGGAGTGGGGGGAAGGCGATACTACCGTCGCCTTCATCCATGGCAATCTCGCCAGCAAGGATTGGATTGAGCTGGCGGCACCTTTGTTTCCGATCGGCCTGCGGGTGATCGGGATCGACTGGCGCGGCTGCGGCGAAAGCGACCGGCCGAAGCATGCGGAAGGCTATGCCAACTACTCGATACATCAGCATGCGCAAGACATGCTGGCTGCCCTGGACGCCCTGGACGTTCCCTTCTGCCATCTGGCCACCCACTCGACCGGCGGCATTATCGCGGCTCGGATGCTGCTGTCGCAGCCGCAGCGGTTCGGCCGGGTGTTCGCGCTCGATCCGGTGACGCCGCTCGGCATGGCCTTCAGCGATGAACAGATCGGTCTCTTCCGCGCCATGATGGCAAGCCGCGAGGTGACGCGCGCGGTGATGGCGACGGCCGCATCCTCGCTGTTCGTGCCGGAAAGCTTGCGGCCTGGCGTTATGCCGCGCTTTCGGGAAGGGCTGGGCGAGATCCAGAAACTTTTCGAGCGCATCCTGGAACAGGCCTTTGGCGTATCGGAGGGAATCTGGATCGGCACGCCGGTCAATCTCACGCGGGAGCGCGAGAGCGGTGAACTGGAGCGGCGGATGCCGGAGCTTCATCATCCCCATCTCGTGCTGTGGGGTGAACAGGATGGCTGGATCGCAAAAGCCGATCTGCTGGCTATGGCGGCCGCCATGCCTGACTGCCGCGTCGTTCAGGTCTCCCGGATCGGGCATTCGATGAATCTGGAATTGCCGGCGCTCTATGCCGGCTATTTCGGCGCCTGGTTCGGTGGTTTTGATAGGTAA
- a CDS encoding response regulator transcription factor, translating into MPGHVHVVDDDASFRTAIERRLTLAGYKVATYPSAQQLLDCPPDENEPSCILLDVRIPGLSGPELQGRLSALGSTLPIVFLTGHADTPTTVRAIKAGAEDFLTKPVESKELLGAIERAMARHAITRGEQHRLEEMRALLSTLTARERQVFGLVVRGKLNKQIAHELGTTERTIKAHRHQVMEKMKVQSLAELVRMAERLGVLS; encoded by the coding sequence ATGCCGGGCCACGTTCATGTCGTCGATGATGATGCATCCTTCCGCACCGCGATCGAGCGCAGGCTGACCCTTGCCGGTTACAAGGTTGCGACCTATCCGTCCGCGCAACAATTGCTCGACTGTCCGCCCGACGAAAATGAGCCCAGCTGCATCCTGCTCGACGTGCGGATACCCGGCCTGAGCGGACCAGAGCTGCAGGGCCGCCTCAGCGCGCTCGGCTCCACGCTGCCGATCGTGTTCCTGACAGGCCACGCCGATACGCCGACAACGGTACGGGCGATCAAGGCCGGCGCGGAGGATTTCCTGACCAAGCCGGTCGAGTCGAAAGAGTTGCTCGGCGCAATCGAGCGCGCGATGGCCCGTCATGCCATCACGCGCGGCGAACAACACAGGCTGGAAGAGATGCGGGCGCTGCTCTCCACGCTGACGGCGCGTGAGCGGCAGGTGTTCGGTCTCGTCGTGCGCGGCAAGCTCAACAAGCAGATCGCGCATGAACTAGGTACGACGGAGCGTACGATCAAGGCGCACCGGCATCAGGTCATGGAGAAGATGAAGGTGCAATCCTTGGCGGAGCTGGTCAGAATGGCGGAGCGGCTCGGTGTACTAAGCTAA
- a CDS encoding helix-turn-helix domain-containing protein, giving the protein MFARISDRSTEFPGIFGESLIQNDLSRRVSLNEFSYKKGTEIFGEKEPADYVYQVVSGAVRSYKLLSDGRRQIGAFHLTNDIFGLEIGSDHRFTAEAIIDTTVRLMKRRSLELVAESDVTVARNLLSMTTSNLRHAEDHMLLLGRKTSLERVAAFLIEMDRRSTAAGVLALPMCRRDIADYLGLTLETVSRALSRLHDLDILGFIGNTQRQIVLLDRKKLASFDLQN; this is encoded by the coding sequence ATGTTTGCCCGCATCAGCGACCGTTCTACCGAGTTTCCGGGAATTTTCGGTGAGAGCCTCATCCAGAACGATTTATCGCGACGAGTCAGTTTGAATGAATTTAGCTACAAGAAAGGTACGGAGATCTTTGGCGAGAAGGAGCCGGCCGATTACGTTTACCAGGTCGTGAGCGGCGCGGTACGAAGCTACAAGCTGCTCTCCGATGGCCGACGTCAGATCGGCGCCTTCCACCTCACCAACGACATTTTCGGCCTCGAGATCGGATCCGATCATCGCTTCACCGCCGAAGCAATCATTGATACGACGGTTCGCTTGATGAAGCGGCGCAGTCTAGAGCTGGTAGCCGAGAGCGACGTCACGGTTGCTCGCAATCTGCTCAGCATGACCACGAGCAATTTGCGGCACGCCGAGGACCACATGCTGCTGCTCGGACGCAAGACGTCGCTAGAGCGCGTCGCCGCGTTCTTGATCGAGATGGACCGGCGGTCGACGGCCGCCGGCGTCCTGGCCCTGCCGATGTGCCGGCGCGATATCGCCGACTATCTCGGCCTGACGCTGGAAACGGTGTCACGCGCGCTGTCACGCCTGCACGATCTCGATATCCTCGGTTTCATCGGCAACACGCAGCGCCAGATCGTGCTGCTCGATCGCAAGAAGCTCGCTAGCTTCGATCTGCAGAACTGA